TTCTATTGGGTGAGAAAGGGAAAATTGCCCGAGTCTCCATTCTGGCGGGTAAAGCTGAGCTTTGGTCGGATCAAGCAGCTTCCGCGAACATTGAGTGAGCGAGAAACGCGCGCCCTTCTCGAACAAGCAAATCGAAATTGTTCTGCGAACAGCCGCGGTGTTGGGGTGAAACTGAATTCACTGAGAAGCTCGCAACGGTATCGGCTGCTGCGAAATCTGGCGCTAGTGGATCTGCTCTTTGCAACAGGAATGCGTGTGGGAGAGGTCGAAGCGCTCGATCTGCCGGACTTCGCCGTTCAGGATGGCATCTTCAAAGTGCAGGGAAAGGGCGGGAGAAACCGTCTGGCCTTTACTGTCGATGCCGAGACACTTCGGATACAGCGAGAGCATTTTGATTTCAGGATGCAAATGGAAACAGAGAGTCCTGCGCTCTTCCTCAACGCATCCAGCAGAAGGCTTTCGACACAGGGCATCTCAAAAGTCCTTGCGCAACTACGACGGGACGCTGGGATAGATCGGCATGTGACTCCTCATATGCTGCGTCACACAGTGGCAACACTCCTTTTGCGCAATGGTGCAGACATTCGCGTGGTACAGGAGTTCCTAGGGCACAG
This genomic window from Acidobacteriota bacterium contains:
- a CDS encoding tyrosine-type recombinase/integrase — translated: MSLSESVVEFLSGYFSTNDRGSKTKAAYGSDLNQFRVFAGPDIPLLSVTGAVVEHWAAHLRENGYAPSSIRRKMAALKVFCFYWVRKGKLPESPFWRVKLSFGRIKQLPRTLSERETRALLEQANRNCSANSRGVGVKLNSLRSSQRYRLLRNLALVDLLFATGMRVGEVEALDLPDFAVQDGIFKVQGKGGRNRLAFTVDAETLRIQREHFDFRMQMETESPALFLNASSRRLSTQGISKVLAQLRRDAGIDRHVTPHMLRHTVATLLLRNGADIRVVQEFLGHSSIATTQRYTHIAKDHLVGVLQKHHPSIGIRAGARI